A genomic segment from Halomicroarcula saliterrae encodes:
- a CDS encoding DUF5789 family protein, which produces MAREVKLNELTELLDSASYPLSVDTARQEFEDVELVYADGTESLRDVLDRVEDNRFDSVDEAQSSILNTVPVEGVGEPGQSEGEG; this is translated from the coding sequence ATGGCTCGCGAAGTCAAACTGAACGAACTGACGGAACTGCTCGATTCCGCGTCGTATCCACTGTCGGTCGATACCGCTCGACAGGAGTTCGAGGACGTGGAACTCGTCTATGCCGACGGCACCGAGTCGCTACGCGATGTGCTCGACCGTGTCGAGGACAACCGGTTTGACTCGGTGGACGAGGCCCAGTCGTCGATTCTCAACACCGTCCCGGTCGAAGGCGTCGGCGAACCCGGGCAGTCCGAGGGCGAGGGCTAG